In Anseongella ginsenosidimutans, one genomic interval encodes:
- the prmC gene encoding peptide chain release factor N(5)-glutamine methyltransferase encodes MKENSLQGKAIRALAREIRASLQTLYEEREAAGLAWIILENITGSRREQIMIRGDEPPDAGQLNAISQILQELMKGKPLQYVLGETEFYGLKFKVTPSVLIPRQETEELVQWILQTEAASGSPLTAGKTSAATAVTTMGGTTRMAGEAAGKLPLSLLDVGTGSGCIAIALKKNLSGAEAWACDISDKALKLASENASLNEAEIRFEHADILDEQTWGRFPSFDIIVSNPPYVTESEKTAMAVNVLDHEPHLALFVGNDDPLRFYRAIANFALQKLRPGGSLYFEINEAFGPQTLELLRETSFQHISLQKDLNGKDRMVRGFK; translated from the coding sequence ATGAAGGAAAACAGCTTACAGGGGAAGGCAATCAGAGCGCTTGCCCGGGAAATACGGGCCTCTTTACAGACGCTTTACGAGGAACGCGAAGCGGCGGGCCTGGCCTGGATCATCCTGGAAAATATTACCGGAAGCAGGCGGGAGCAGATAATGATCCGCGGGGATGAGCCGCCGGACGCCGGACAGCTGAATGCGATCAGCCAGATCCTGCAGGAACTCATGAAGGGAAAACCGCTGCAATACGTACTGGGTGAAACGGAATTTTACGGGCTGAAATTCAAAGTAACTCCTTCTGTGCTGATCCCCAGGCAGGAAACCGAAGAACTGGTTCAATGGATCCTCCAAACAGAAGCTGCTTCCGGCTCTCCGCTGACAGCCGGAAAAACTAGTGCGGCAACCGCGGTTACGACAATGGGAGGGACGACCCGGATGGCTGGCGAGGCGGCCGGTAAACTTCCGCTAAGCCTCCTCGATGTAGGTACCGGAAGCGGCTGCATTGCTATTGCCTTGAAAAAAAACCTTTCCGGCGCGGAAGCATGGGCCTGTGATATATCGGATAAAGCCCTGAAACTTGCCTCCGAAAACGCCAGCCTGAACGAGGCGGAAATAAGGTTTGAGCATGCAGATATTCTTGACGAACAAACATGGGGACGTTTTCCTTCTTTCGATATCATTGTCAGCAATCCGCCCTACGTGACCGAATCAGAAAAAACAGCGATGGCGGTAAACGTGCTGGACCACGAACCTCATTTGGCCTTATTTGTCGGGAATGACGATCCCTTACGCTTTTACCGGGCTATTGCAAACTTCGCTCTACAGAAACTTCGTCCCGGGGGCTCGCTGTATTTTGAGATCAACGAAGCCTTCGGTCCGCAGACACTTGAATTACTCCGGGAAACCAGTTTTCAGCACATTAGTTTGCAAAAAGACCTCAATGGTAAAGACCGGATGGTACGGGGTTTTAAGTAG
- a CDS encoding GMC oxidoreductase, with the protein MNLNLQAKNQNTFDAIVIGSGASGGWAAMELCEKGLKTLVLERGHQLKHIEGYKTATMAPWEFKHRGRLTVEQRESHPFLSRDYPYSEHNEDYWFDDMKSPYQEEQRFDWYRPDIVGGKSIMWGRQSYRWSDLDFEANAKEGIAIDWPIRYKDIAPWYDYVEKFVGISGQKEGLHQLPDGQFLPAMEMNCVEKKVKEGIESNFKGRVMTMGRVANLTQRVGNRGPCQYRNLCSRGCPYSGYFASQAATLPAAEATGNMTLRTDSIVNAIIYDEQQGKATGVRVIDANTNETTEYHAKIIFVNGSAIWSTWLLMNSTSDRFPDGLGNDSGVLGQYLMDHHFRTGAYGMMEGFEDKYFYGRRPNGIYVPRYRNVNGDKRDYLRGFGYQGGAGRGSWNRAAEEGIGASYKESLTFPGRWSMGLGGFGECLPDKANKMTLNREKLDKWGQPTVTFDCGFKENEEKMRKDMANDAAEMLEAAGCKNVGTYDNGSFPGMAIHEMGTARMGKNPKESVLNEWNQVHACKNVFVTDGACMTSASCVNPTLTYMALTARAADYAVKELKRMNL; encoded by the coding sequence ATGAATCTTAACCTGCAAGCTAAAAATCAGAATACATTCGATGCGATTGTCATTGGATCCGGCGCAAGTGGCGGCTGGGCTGCGATGGAATTATGTGAAAAAGGATTAAAGACCCTCGTGCTGGAGCGCGGACACCAGCTGAAACATATTGAAGGCTATAAAACAGCCACCATGGCCCCCTGGGAGTTCAAACACCGGGGAAGGCTTACTGTAGAGCAGCGCGAATCGCATCCTTTTCTCAGCCGAGATTATCCTTACAGCGAGCATAATGAAGACTATTGGTTTGACGACATGAAATCTCCTTACCAGGAAGAACAGCGTTTCGACTGGTACCGGCCGGATATCGTAGGCGGAAAGTCCATTATGTGGGGACGGCAAAGTTATCGCTGGAGCGACCTGGACTTCGAAGCGAATGCAAAAGAAGGCATTGCCATCGACTGGCCCATTCGTTACAAGGACATTGCGCCCTGGTATGATTATGTCGAAAAATTCGTAGGCATCAGCGGTCAGAAAGAGGGCCTGCATCAGCTTCCTGACGGGCAGTTCCTCCCCGCGATGGAAATGAATTGTGTAGAAAAAAAGGTGAAGGAGGGAATAGAATCCAACTTCAAGGGGAGGGTAATGACCATGGGGCGCGTGGCCAACCTTACCCAGCGTGTGGGCAACCGCGGGCCTTGCCAGTACAGGAACCTCTGCAGCAGGGGATGCCCCTACAGCGGGTACTTTGCTTCCCAGGCAGCCACCCTTCCGGCCGCGGAAGCCACCGGCAATATGACGCTTCGTACGGACTCCATTGTAAACGCTATTATTTACGACGAACAGCAGGGAAAAGCAACGGGCGTTCGCGTGATCGATGCCAATACCAACGAAACCACCGAGTATCACGCAAAAATCATTTTTGTGAACGGATCGGCCATCTGGAGTACTTGGCTGCTGATGAATTCTACCTCCGATCGTTTCCCTGACGGCCTTGGAAATGACAGCGGCGTACTGGGTCAGTACCTGATGGACCATCATTTCCGTACCGGCGCGTATGGAATGATGGAAGGATTTGAAGATAAATACTTTTACGGAAGGCGTCCCAACGGCATTTATGTGCCCCGTTACCGGAACGTGAACGGTGACAAGCGCGATTACCTGCGCGGGTTCGGGTACCAGGGAGGGGCTGGCCGTGGCAGCTGGAACAGGGCCGCCGAAGAAGGAATCGGCGCTTCCTATAAAGAAAGCCTTACGTTTCCCGGCAGATGGAGCATGGGGTTGGGAGGCTTCGGTGAATGCCTGCCTGATAAGGCGAATAAAATGACCCTGAACAGGGAAAAGCTGGACAAATGGGGTCAGCCTACCGTTACTTTCGACTGCGGTTTCAAGGAGAACGAAGAAAAAATGCGGAAGGACATGGCAAACGATGCTGCGGAAATGCTGGAAGCTGCCGGCTGCAAGAACGTAGGAACTTATGACAATGGCTCCTTTCCGGGAATGGCCATTCACGAAATGGGTACAGCGCGTATGGGCAAGAACCCCAAAGAGTCGGTATTAAACGAATGGAACCAGGTTCACGCCTGTAAGAATGTTTTCGTGACCGACGGAGCTTGTATGACGTCCGCCTCATGCGTGAACCCTACCCTCACCTATATGGCGCTTACTGCCCGGGCAGCCGATTATGCGGTAAAGGAATTGAAACGGATGAATCTTTAA
- a CDS encoding gluconate 2-dehydrogenase subunit 3 family protein: MDRREALKQTAFLLGGAITASTWAAVVTGCQRPGNITSFTEEGTLNLLSEVAETILPETDTPGAKEAGVGPFIAMMLQDCYEEEDQKLVLDGLTELNKRSKEEFGDVFTETSAENRTTLLTIIDKERIAYNKDKKGEDPPHYFTLIKELTITGYFTSEPGATQALRYVPVPGRYDGCIPYNEGDKIWAT, from the coding sequence ATGGATCGCAGAGAAGCATTAAAGCAGACAGCATTTCTACTGGGCGGTGCGATTACTGCCTCTACCTGGGCGGCGGTGGTGACAGGCTGCCAGCGTCCGGGCAATATCACGTCTTTTACAGAAGAAGGTACCTTGAACCTCCTTTCGGAAGTGGCGGAAACGATTCTTCCCGAAACCGATACACCGGGAGCAAAAGAAGCGGGTGTGGGGCCGTTCATTGCCATGATGCTGCAGGATTGTTATGAAGAGGAAGACCAGAAACTTGTACTGGACGGACTCACCGAATTAAACAAGCGCAGCAAGGAAGAATTCGGGGACGTCTTTACGGAAACATCTGCCGAAAACAGGACCACGCTGCTGACCATCATCGACAAGGAACGGATCGCCTATAACAAGGATAAAAAAGGCGAAGATCCGCCTCATTATTTTACCCTGATAAAGGAGCTGACCATTACCGGCTATTTTACTTCGGAACCAGGGGCTACGCAGGCGCTTCGCTACGTGCCGGTTCCGGGAAGGTACGATGGCTGTATCCCCTATAATGAGGGCGACAAGATCTGGGCGACCTAG
- the aqpZ gene encoding aquaporin Z, with translation MKKYLAELIGTFSLVLFGCGAAVVSGISTTGPAGAGLLGISLAFGLAVVVMAYAIGPISGCHINPAITVSMLVAGKLKGGDALGYILAQFAGAIIASGVLYLIQQGQPGFTMGEWALGANGWGEGYLAGYSTASAFIAETVLTFLFLFVIFATTSKWGNGTMAGLAIGLTLVLIHLVAIPITGTSVNPARSLGPAVFAGGQALAQLWLFFVAPLLGGILAALVWKGFEKE, from the coding sequence ATGAAGAAATATCTAGCAGAATTAATCGGGACTTTTTCCCTGGTATTGTTTGGCTGCGGTGCGGCCGTTGTGTCCGGTATCAGTACCACGGGGCCTGCGGGGGCCGGGCTTCTGGGGATCTCCCTGGCCTTTGGTCTGGCGGTGGTTGTCATGGCCTATGCCATCGGGCCGATATCGGGATGTCACATCAACCCCGCCATTACCGTCTCCATGCTGGTAGCGGGTAAGTTGAAAGGCGGAGACGCCCTGGGATATATCCTTGCCCAGTTTGCCGGCGCCATCATTGCATCCGGCGTCCTGTACCTTATTCAACAGGGCCAGCCGGGCTTTACCATGGGCGAATGGGCCCTGGGCGCTAATGGCTGGGGAGAAGGATATCTGGCCGGCTACAGTACCGCGTCGGCTTTTATTGCTGAAACCGTGCTGACCTTCCTGTTCCTGTTCGTGATCTTCGCTACTACGTCAAAGTGGGGCAACGGAACCATGGCAGGACTGGCGATCGGCCTGACGCTGGTACTCATACACCTGGTTGCGATTCCCATTACCGGTACTTCCGTCAACCCGGCGCGCAGCCTGGGCCCCGCCGTATTTGCCGGCGGTCAGGCGCTTGCCCAGCTGTGGTTATTTTTCGTGGCCCCGCTGCTAGGCGGTATTCTTGCCGCGCTGGTGTGGAAAGGCTTTGAAAAGGAATAA
- the xerD gene encoding site-specific tyrosine recombinase XerD yields MSWQSFRNGFKMYLRLERSLSGNSVEAYLRDIDKLAQFLEFNQLPPDPGQVNLQQLKDFVAWINELGMTAASQARIISGIRAFYRYLLQENLVKQDPSELLEAPVRWRKLPDTLNLEEIERLIGAIDLSAPEGNRNRAMLETLYGSGLRVSELIHLKISEIYRDIEFIKVTGKGNKERLVPLSGESLKYIRFYVEATRSQLKIKPGNEDFLFLSRRGSKLSRVMVFMIIRDLAAKAGIQKKVSPHTFRHSFASHMVEGGADLRAVQEMLGHESITTTEIYTHLDSDYLRQIIVEYHPRS; encoded by the coding sequence ATGAGCTGGCAAAGTTTCCGTAACGGATTTAAAATGTACCTGCGGCTGGAGCGATCGCTTTCGGGCAATTCGGTGGAGGCTTACCTGCGCGATATCGACAAGCTGGCACAGTTCCTGGAATTTAACCAGCTGCCCCCGGATCCCGGCCAGGTAAACCTGCAGCAATTAAAAGACTTTGTGGCCTGGATCAATGAACTGGGAATGACGGCAGCTTCCCAGGCCCGTATCATTTCCGGTATCAGGGCTTTTTACCGGTATCTTTTACAGGAAAACCTGGTAAAGCAGGATCCTTCCGAATTGCTGGAAGCTCCGGTGCGGTGGCGGAAACTTCCCGATACCTTAAACCTGGAAGAGATCGAGCGCCTGATCGGGGCCATTGACCTTTCGGCCCCGGAGGGTAACCGCAACAGGGCGATGCTGGAGACCCTTTACGGGAGCGGCTTAAGGGTGTCGGAGCTGATCCATTTAAAGATCAGCGAGATCTACCGTGATATTGAATTCATTAAAGTGACCGGAAAAGGTAATAAGGAACGGCTGGTGCCGCTTAGCGGGGAGTCCCTGAAATATATACGTTTTTACGTGGAGGCCACACGGAGCCAGCTGAAAATCAAGCCGGGCAATGAGGATTTTCTTTTCCTGAGCAGGCGGGGAAGCAAATTGTCCAGGGTGATGGTATTTATGATCATCCGGGATCTTGCGGCAAAGGCCGGGATTCAAAAAAAGGTCAGTCCGCATACCTTCCGGCATTCTTTTGCCTCGCATATGGTGGAGGGCGGTGCGGATCTGCGGGCCGTTCAGGAAATGCTTGGGCATGAATCCATTACTACTACTGAGATCTATACCCATCTTGACAGCGATTATCTCCGGCAAATCATTGTCGAATACCATCCTAGAAGTTAG
- a CDS encoding NAD(P)H-binding protein — translation MNIVIGASGQVGSNILKEIMRRDLPVRAVVRDPAKLSEKNVETRTADLFNLEQLTQALQGGTCVFLLTPENPASNDIIGETKHVVDNYKKAIQDSGIKKVIGLSCVGAQIEDNTGNILMSRMLEEGISALDVQKVFVRPSYYYSNWLGFLETMKQYGVLPTFFPDNLKIDMNSPLDVAACIAGIIIKDAFSEDEKVIELTGPEKYNSLEVAGTFSKLLNKNIEAQPIPKEKWNETLKSAGFTENTAANLSDMTRAVIDHIAVLENPNKAVKLPSDLHQYLKDQLKNGEPI, via the coding sequence ATGAACATAGTTATTGGCGCCTCCGGGCAAGTCGGTTCGAATATTTTAAAAGAGATCATGCGCCGCGACCTTCCGGTCAGGGCGGTGGTGCGGGATCCGGCTAAGCTTTCGGAAAAGAATGTGGAAACCCGGACAGCGGATTTGTTTAATCTTGAACAGCTCACACAGGCCCTGCAGGGAGGCACCTGTGTTTTTCTATTAACACCCGAAAATCCGGCTTCCAATGATATCATCGGGGAAACAAAGCACGTGGTGGATAATTATAAAAAAGCGATCCAGGATTCAGGAATAAAGAAGGTGATAGGATTATCCTGTGTTGGCGCGCAAATTGAAGACAACACGGGAAATATCTTAATGTCCAGGATGCTGGAAGAGGGAATCAGCGCGCTGGACGTGCAAAAAGTGTTTGTCCGGCCGTCTTATTATTATAGTAACTGGCTTGGATTTTTGGAAACGATGAAGCAATACGGCGTTTTGCCGACCTTCTTTCCCGATAATTTAAAGATTGACATGAACTCTCCGCTGGATGTGGCCGCATGCATTGCCGGTATAATCATCAAGGATGCATTTTCCGAAGACGAAAAAGTAATTGAATTGACGGGCCCTGAGAAATATAATTCGCTTGAAGTGGCGGGAACTTTTTCAAAGCTGCTAAACAAAAACATAGAAGCTCAACCTATTCCAAAGGAGAAATGGAACGAAACGCTAAAATCAGCAGGGTTTACCGAAAACACGGCGGCAAACCTTTCGGATATGACGCGGGCGGTGATTGATCATATTGCAGTGCTGGAAAACCCAAATAAAGCTGTAAAATTGCCCTCGGACTTGCATCAGTACCTAAAGGATCAGCTGAAGAACGGGGAACCAATTTAA
- the aroQ gene encoding type II 3-dehydroquinate dehydratase, with the protein MKIQIINGPNLNLLGTREPSIYGSRSFAELLEELRSRYAQVEIDYYQNNSEGAIVDKLQEVGFDYDGVILNAGAYTHTSVAIADAISAIRTPVVEVHISNVYGREAFRHHSYLAKNCKGVICGFGTDSYRLAIESFLNQ; encoded by the coding sequence ATGAAGATACAGATCATCAACGGGCCAAACCTGAATCTTTTAGGCACCAGGGAGCCTTCTATTTACGGGAGCCGCTCTTTTGCGGAATTATTGGAAGAATTAAGAAGCCGCTACGCGCAGGTGGAAATTGATTATTACCAGAATAATTCGGAAGGGGCTATCGTGGATAAACTGCAGGAGGTGGGCTTCGATTATGATGGGGTTATCCTGAATGCCGGGGCCTATACGCATACATCGGTAGCTATTGCCGATGCGATCTCGGCCATTAGAACGCCGGTGGTAGAAGTGCATATTTCCAATGTCTATGGGCGCGAAGCATTCAGGCATCACTCATACCTGGCAAAGAATTGCAAGGGAGTGATTTGCGGCTTCGGAACGGATTCCTACCGGTTGGCGATAGAGAGTTTTCTAAACCAGTAA
- a CDS encoding dipeptidase codes for MEKIKTYIEKNRERFLDELFEMLKMPSVSADPAQKDNIRKTAEYVREKLEEAGADTAELCETEGYPVVYAEKIIDSKLPTVLVYGHYDVQPPDPLDLWETPPFEPVIKKTAEHPEGAIFARGSCDDKGQLYMHVKAFELMMNTGSLPCNIKFMIEGEEEVGSEHLESFVKANRERLSADVVLISDTAMISMEHPSIETGLRGMAYMEVEVRGPNRDLHSGVYGGAVANPVNILCRMIASLHDENNRIAIPGFYEDVAELSAAERQELNKAPFDEAAYRKDLDIKAVWGEKGYTSIERTGIRPTLDVNGIWGGYTGEGAKTVLPSRAHAKISMRLVPNQQSKKIEKLFQEHFEKIAPEGVRVTVKALHGGEAVVTPTDSLAYKAASKALEEAFGKQPIPTRGGGSIPIVALFEKELDVKTVLLGFGLDSDNLHSPNEKYGLFNFYKGIETIPLFYKHYAEMSKEA; via the coding sequence ATGGAAAAGATCAAAACTTATATAGAAAAAAACCGGGAGCGGTTCCTGGATGAATTATTCGAAATGCTTAAAATGCCTTCTGTGAGCGCGGACCCGGCGCAGAAGGACAACATCCGGAAAACAGCCGAATATGTCCGGGAAAAGCTGGAAGAGGCGGGAGCCGATACGGCCGAACTTTGCGAAACCGAAGGATACCCGGTGGTGTATGCGGAAAAAATAATTGACAGCAAGCTGCCCACGGTACTGGTGTACGGGCATTATGATGTACAGCCGCCGGACCCGCTGGACTTATGGGAAACGCCGCCCTTTGAGCCGGTGATCAAAAAGACGGCGGAACATCCTGAAGGGGCGATTTTTGCCCGGGGATCCTGCGATGACAAAGGTCAGTTGTATATGCATGTGAAAGCCTTTGAGCTGATGATGAACACCGGCTCACTGCCCTGCAATATTAAATTTATGATAGAAGGGGAGGAGGAAGTCGGATCTGAACACCTGGAATCCTTCGTGAAGGCCAACCGGGAGCGGTTAAGCGCGGATGTGGTGCTGATCTCGGATACGGCCATGATCAGCATGGAACATCCAAGTATAGAAACCGGCCTGCGGGGCATGGCGTACATGGAAGTGGAAGTAAGGGGGCCTAACCGCGATCTGCATAGCGGGGTGTACGGCGGGGCCGTCGCCAATCCGGTTAATATTCTCTGCCGCATGATCGCTTCCCTGCACGATGAGAATAACCGGATCGCCATTCCTGGTTTTTATGAGGACGTCGCGGAACTGAGTGCGGCAGAACGGCAAGAACTGAACAAGGCGCCCTTTGATGAAGCGGCTTACAGGAAAGACCTGGATATCAAAGCCGTTTGGGGTGAAAAAGGCTATACCAGTATTGAACGCACCGGCATCCGGCCTACGCTGGATGTGAACGGCATCTGGGGCGGGTATACGGGCGAAGGAGCCAAGACGGTGCTTCCTTCCAGGGCACACGCCAAAATCTCCATGCGGCTGGTGCCAAACCAGCAATCAAAGAAGATCGAAAAATTATTCCAGGAACACTTTGAAAAAATTGCTCCGGAGGGCGTCCGGGTAACGGTAAAGGCGCTCCATGGGGGCGAAGCAGTGGTAACGCCTACCGACTCCCTGGCCTACAAAGCAGCCAGCAAGGCATTGGAAGAAGCATTCGGGAAGCAACCGATTCCTACACGGGGAGGAGGAAGCATTCCTATCGTGGCGCTTTTTGAAAAGGAGCTGGACGTAAAAACCGTCCTGCTGGGTTTTGGCCTGGACAGCGACAACCTGCATTCCCCCAATGAAAAGTACGGCTTATTCAACTTCTACAAAGGCATAGAAACCATCCCGCTTTTCTACAAACATTATGCGGAAATGAGCAAAGAAGCTTAG